Proteins encoded in a region of the Acidobacteriota bacterium genome:
- a CDS encoding MBL fold metallo-hydrolase, with product MRQLFTFAIVVVLCASPAFGHASLLAGHAEIVEQANFRTEKVAGNVYVLFGQGGNIGLSVGPDGVLMIDTQFANVADRIKAELTKLGSDKPRFIFNTHWHGDHTGGNEIFGADSMIIAHENVRKRMEETTMFRGQPRTPSPKIALPIFTYGAGMNVHFNGEKIKAIHFPKGHTDGDTVLFFGTSNVVHLGDDFFVGRFPFVDLESGGTVDGLIRNIGDMIQMIPADAKIIPGHGPLATLNDLRDYHQMIIETSLIIRQGMAAGKTLDELKAAGFPEKYKEAGSGFINTNAWIETIYRNYSKKS from the coding sequence ATGAGACAGCTTTTCACTTTTGCTATTGTGGTAGTCCTTTGTGCCAGTCCGGCATTCGGCCACGCGAGTCTTTTAGCTGGCCATGCCGAGATCGTCGAGCAGGCGAATTTCAGAACCGAAAAGGTCGCCGGCAATGTTTATGTCCTTTTCGGCCAGGGCGGCAACATTGGCCTTTCGGTCGGGCCGGACGGCGTCTTGATGATCGACACGCAGTTTGCAAACGTGGCAGATCGCATCAAGGCGGAGCTCACCAAACTCGGCTCGGACAAGCCGCGATTTATTTTCAACACACACTGGCATGGCGACCACACCGGCGGGAACGAGATCTTTGGTGCCGATTCGATGATCATCGCCCATGAGAACGTTCGAAAGCGAATGGAAGAAACGACAATGTTTCGCGGGCAGCCAAGAACGCCGTCGCCTAAGATCGCTCTTCCGATCTTCACCTACGGCGCGGGGATGAACGTTCACTTCAACGGGGAGAAGATCAAGGCTATCCACTTCCCCAAAGGGCATACGGATGGCGACACCGTGCTGTTCTTCGGAACGTCGAATGTCGTCCACCTTGGCGACGATTTCTTTGTCGGACGGTTTCCTTTCGTAGATCTTGAAAGCGGCGGAACGGTTGATGGGTTAATCCGCAACATCGGCGATATGATCCAGATGATACCGGCCGATGCAAAGATAATTCCGGGACACGGGCCCCTGGCAACCTTGAATGATCTCCGCGATTATCACCAGATGATCATCGAAACATCTCTGATCATTCGGCAAGGGATGGCAGCGGGCAAGACTCTGGACGAACTGAAGGCCGCGGGTTTCCCGGAAAAGTATAAGGAAGCAGGTTCGGGCTTTATCAATACTAATGCGTGGATCGAGACGATCTATCGCAACTATTCCAAGAAAAGCTGA
- a CDS encoding MBL fold metallo-hydrolase — MIITKFVLSIFQQNSRVVACESTGRAIAIDPGADSAEMVDMIRDKGWQLQAVALTHGHLDHVGGTKFLKDAFPDAEVILHKDDEDLYYGLPLQPSMMGLPQVQLAALGLEYAEPPRLTRNWGHGEQYEVGKLVFDVYHCPGHTRGHVVLAEKNKKTVFVGDCLFAGSVGRSDLPGGDHEQLIDSINTNILGLGDDFVVYSGHGPETTVGDERRSNPFLNRSYMTSRGRYV; from the coding sequence ATGATCATTACCAAGTTTGTTCTTTCAATTTTTCAACAAAATTCGAGGGTGGTTGCCTGCGAGAGTACGGGTCGTGCGATCGCCATTGACCCTGGTGCAGATTCAGCGGAAATGGTTGACATGATACGAGATAAAGGCTGGCAACTGCAGGCCGTTGCACTCACCCACGGCCATCTGGACCACGTCGGCGGGACGAAGTTCCTGAAGGACGCCTTTCCCGATGCCGAGGTGATCCTTCACAAGGACGATGAGGATCTTTACTATGGGCTTCCGCTTCAGCCGAGTATGATGGGTCTGCCGCAAGTGCAGCTTGCTGCTCTCGGGCTCGAATATGCCGAGCCGCCGAGGCTTACACGCAACTGGGGACATGGCGAACAGTATGAGGTCGGCAAGCTTGTTTTCGATGTCTACCACTGCCCCGGGCACACCCGCGGTCACGTAGTGCTTGCCGAGAAAAACAAGAAAACGGTATTCGTCGGCGACTGCCTGTTTGCGGGCTCCGTCGGCCGATCGGACCTGCCCGGCGGCGACCACGAACAGCTCATCGACTCGATAAACACCAATATCCTTGGGCTCGGCGACGACTTCGTTGTTTACTCGGGCCACGGGCCGGAGACCACTGTCGGCGATGAGCGGCGATCGAATCCGTTTCTCAATAGGAGTTACATGACCAGCCGTGGGCGATACGTTTGA
- a CDS encoding GNAT family N-acetyltransferase — protein sequence MKIRLAEAADAAAMTEFNQLMAMETEGKRLEPEVISAGVEAVFGDPAKGFYVVAEEGSEVAGGLMVTYEWSDWRNGWFWWIQSVYIRPEYRGQRLYSDLYAFVKEKAAEAGNVCGFRLYVERENEHARRVYQKLGMVESHYQMYEEELKRPEAS from the coding sequence ATGAAGATAAGGCTAGCAGAGGCCGCGGATGCAGCGGCGATGACCGAATTTAATCAACTGATGGCCATGGAGACCGAGGGCAAAAGGCTCGAGCCGGAGGTAATCTCAGCAGGCGTCGAGGCGGTTTTCGGCGATCCGGCAAAGGGCTTCTACGTCGTCGCCGAAGAAGGCAGCGAGGTCGCCGGCGGACTAATGGTCACCTACGAATGGAGCGACTGGCGCAACGGCTGGTTTTGGTGGATACAGAGCGTGTACATACGGCCGGAATATCGCGGCCAAAGGCTCTATTCAGACCTATACGCATTTGTGAAAGAAAAAGCCGCCGAGGCCGGCAACGTTTGCGGCTTTCGATTATACGTCGAAAGAGAAAACGAGCATGCCCGCCGGGTTTACCAAAAGCTCGGGATGGTGGAGTCGCATTACCAAATGTATGAAGAAGAACTGAAAAGGCCGGAAGCGTCCTAA
- a CDS encoding phosphoesterase, producing the protein MKLRIIYHGNCFDGVSSAAIFTKFYRSVVSPDAEIGYTHAMHRANNAFDREQLDGDENAILDFKYCPDERLTWWFDHHQSAFLSESDEAHFRADTSGKKFLDTTCASNAKFLARVAKDKFGFEDPFLAELIEWAHTIDGAFYESPAQCVELRSSALKLMQLIEGEKDPAFVEKIITGLTEFTLDEMIERPEIKERLDPILEEHWRTVEAIRERAVYDRGVVSFDLIGTGIEGYNKFIPYYFFPETTYNISVSESSFRTKISIGSNPWAPRPRVHNIAEICERYGGGGHAVVGAISLPPGEAELARRYMVEIIDELRFAD; encoded by the coding sequence ATGAAGCTTCGGATAATTTACCACGGAAACTGCTTTGACGGCGTTTCGTCTGCCGCCATATTTACCAAGTTCTATCGCTCGGTCGTCTCGCCGGATGCCGAGATCGGCTACACGCACGCGATGCACCGGGCGAACAACGCCTTTGACCGCGAGCAACTCGACGGCGATGAGAATGCCATTCTCGACTTCAAATATTGCCCTGATGAAAGGCTCACCTGGTGGTTTGACCATCACCAATCGGCGTTTCTTTCCGAGTCGGACGAGGCTCATTTCCGTGCCGATACATCGGGTAAAAAGTTTCTCGATACTACCTGCGCCTCGAACGCCAAGTTCCTTGCACGCGTTGCAAAGGATAAATTCGGCTTTGAGGACCCGTTTCTCGCAGAGCTTATCGAATGGGCGCATACGATCGATGGAGCGTTTTACGAATCGCCGGCCCAATGCGTTGAGCTTCGTTCCTCGGCCCTCAAGCTGATGCAGCTCATCGAGGGCGAGAAGGATCCGGCATTCGTTGAGAAGATCATCACCGGGCTGACCGAGTTCACGCTCGATGAGATGATCGAGCGGCCTGAGATAAAGGAGCGGCTCGACCCGATCCTTGAGGAACACTGGCGGACGGTCGAGGCGATCCGCGAACGTGCCGTTTACGACCGCGGCGTCGTCAGCTTTGACCTCATCGGCACCGGCATCGAGGGTTATAACAAATTCATCCCGTACTACTTTTTCCCCGAAACGACCTACAACATCTCGGTCTCCGAAAGCTCTTTCCGGACGAAGATCTCCATCGGCTCGAACCCCTGGGCACCGCGGCCGCGGGTCCACAACATTGCCGAGATCTGCGAACGCTACGGCGGCGGCGGCCACGCCGTGGTCGGCGCCATTTCGCTCCCGCCCGGCGAGGCCGAACTCGCCCGCCGATACATGGTCGAGATCATCGATGAACTCCGCTTTGCTGATTGA
- a CDS encoding IS3 family transposase — protein MRKVVESGRGRSLGEACRLLGYTRQAYYKGKRRVEKRAFEAEIVLQEVGRLRKEQKRIGVRKLHHMMSGFAREHSVEIGRDALYDLLREHSMLVRKRRRRSPRTTFSGLWMKSFPNLAKGFEPTRCNQLWVSDITYIRVREGFAYLSLITDAYSRKIVGYCLSEDLTARGPAAALRMALRDNPEREGLIHHSDRGLQYYSSRYMKLIGKRIRISMSEKSDPLENAIAERVNGILKQELLRTSFKSFSEAARQIDQAVNTYNHLRPHLSIDMLTPAEAHARTGELKKRWKKYYPAKTFHSQASA, from the coding sequence GTGAGGAAAGTGGTAGAGAGCGGCAGGGGAAGAAGCCTGGGAGAGGCCTGCCGGCTGCTTGGCTATACGAGACAGGCATATTACAAGGGGAAACGGCGAGTGGAGAAGAGGGCGTTCGAAGCCGAGATCGTGCTGCAGGAGGTAGGAAGGCTGAGAAAGGAGCAAAAGCGGATCGGTGTAAGAAAGCTGCATCACATGATGAGCGGGTTTGCCCGCGAGCACTCGGTAGAGATCGGCCGCGACGCTTTGTACGACCTCTTGCGGGAGCATTCGATGCTGGTCCGAAAGAGAAGGAGGCGAAGTCCGAGGACAACGTTTTCGGGCCTCTGGATGAAGAGCTTCCCGAATCTTGCGAAGGGCTTCGAGCCGACCCGCTGCAATCAATTGTGGGTCAGCGATATCACTTATATCAGGGTCCGGGAAGGGTTTGCTTATCTGAGCCTGATCACGGACGCCTACTCGCGAAAGATAGTCGGCTACTGCCTCAGCGAGGACCTGACAGCCAGAGGGCCGGCGGCGGCACTGCGGATGGCCCTCAGGGACAATCCGGAACGCGAAGGCTTGATACACCACTCGGACCGTGGGCTGCAATACTACAGCTCGCGGTACATGAAGCTGATCGGGAAACGGATCCGTATCTCGATGAGCGAAAAGAGCGACCCGCTGGAGAACGCCATCGCCGAACGCGTCAACGGCATTCTCAAACAGGAACTGCTCCGGACAAGCTTCAAAAGCTTCTCCGAGGCGGCCCGGCAGATCGATCAGGCGGTCAATACCTACAACCACCTGAGGCCGCATCTGTCGATCGATATGCTCACCCCGGCCGAGGCCCACGCCAGGACCGGCGAGCTCAAGAAGCGCTGGAAGAAATACTATCCGGCCAAAACTTTTCACTCTCAGGCCTCGGCCTGA
- a CDS encoding helix-turn-helix domain-containing protein: MKQDEEMRREAVERYGRGGVSMRELARIYRVSVSTVHRWIRGREAGAVRRRGRLPGLGMGRGRRR; this comes from the coding sequence ATGAAACAAGACGAAGAGATGAGGAGAGAGGCAGTTGAGAGGTACGGGAGAGGCGGTGTGTCGATGCGGGAACTGGCGCGGATATACCGGGTTTCGGTGTCGACTGTACATAGATGGATAAGGGGTCGTGAGGCCGGGGCGGTTCGGCGACGGGGTCGTCTGCCGGGTCTGGGCATGGGTCGGGGTCGGCGGAGGTGA
- the truB gene encoding tRNA pseudouridine(55) synthase TruB: MDGILVIDKPEGMTSHDVVARLRRILKTRKIGHTGTLDPFATGVLVMLVGRATRLAQFLDKDEKEYDALVSFGYETETGDRTGERREAEARADVAVTPDALIEAIGKFMGEIKQVPPMYSAKKIGGRKLYELAREGKEVEREPADVTIYKLDLSQDRMPAEPEEGTFHLRFQVRCSAGTYIRSLAEDIGRELGTGAHLGDLRRTAAGKFRIETAVTLDDLVRADDPSRFLLPMTEALGNMPEFTVREDRLAQTLNGLATRISDESFSEGQRVKMLSETGELLAIGTFNPTENTIQPTLVLAGN; this comes from the coding sequence ATGGACGGCATACTTGTTATAGATAAACCCGAGGGCATGACCTCACACGACGTCGTTGCCCGGCTCCGGCGGATACTCAAGACGCGAAAGATCGGCCACACCGGCACGCTCGACCCCTTCGCGACCGGCGTGCTTGTTATGCTCGTCGGGCGGGCGACGCGGCTCGCGCAGTTTCTTGATAAGGACGAAAAGGAGTATGACGCGCTCGTCAGCTTTGGCTACGAGACCGAGACCGGCGACCGCACCGGCGAGCGGCGCGAGGCCGAGGCTCGGGCCGACGTCGCCGTAACGCCCGACGCGCTGATCGAGGCCATCGGTAAATTCATGGGCGAGATAAAGCAGGTGCCGCCGATGTATTCGGCAAAAAAGATCGGCGGCCGAAAGCTCTACGAACTCGCCCGCGAGGGCAAAGAGGTAGAGCGCGAACCCGCCGATGTGACCATCTACAAACTCGACCTCTCGCAGGACCGAATGCCTGCCGAGCCCGAAGAGGGAACATTCCATCTCCGCTTTCAGGTCCGCTGCTCGGCCGGCACATATATCCGCTCGCTCGCCGAAGACATCGGCCGCGAACTCGGCACCGGCGCCCATCTTGGCGATCTCCGGCGAACCGCCGCGGGCAAGTTTAGAATAGAGACGGCCGTCACGCTCGACGACCTCGTCAGGGCAGACGACCCCTCGCGGTTCCTTCTGCCGATGACCGAAGCGCTTGGCAATATGCCCGAATTCACCGTCCGCGAAGACCGCCTCGCCCAAACACTAAACGGCCTCGCAACCCGCATCTCAGACGAAAGCTTCTCCGAAGGCCAACGCGTAAAAATGCTCAGCGAAACCGGCGAACTCCTAGCCATCGGCACCTTCAACCCCACCGAAAACACCATCCAACCAACCCTGGTCCTAGCCGGAAATTAA
- a CDS encoding RecX family transcriptional regulator, whose protein sequence is MRRRPTEIKEEDRVIRDAARSRERTMNRAVRLLAAKPRSVKELRTRLLEKVWTNEEIVDAVIAKLTEYEYLDDERFAHDTAAAKLRQKPQGRRRLEQAMSRKQLDRETLTAAIDAAFEKHPESELIDLAIAKRLRIKGRPESREELKKFYDHLMRQGFGYGLIREKLRDLPAADEAEDSAE, encoded by the coding sequence GTGCGACGAAGGCCGACCGAGATAAAGGAAGAGGACCGCGTTATTCGCGACGCGGCGCGCTCGCGCGAGCGGACGATGAACCGCGCGGTCAGGCTGCTCGCCGCCAAGCCGCGGTCGGTCAAGGAGCTTCGCACGCGGCTGCTCGAAAAGGTGTGGACGAATGAGGAGATCGTCGATGCCGTCATCGCCAAGCTTACGGAATACGAATACCTTGACGACGAGCGGTTCGCCCACGATACTGCGGCCGCGAAGCTCCGGCAAAAGCCACAGGGCCGCCGACGGCTTGAGCAGGCGATGTCGCGGAAACAGCTTGACCGCGAGACGCTCACGGCCGCAATCGATGCCGCTTTTGAGAAGCACCCTGAAAGCGAGCTGATCGACCTTGCGATCGCAAAGCGGCTGCGGATAAAGGGCCGGCCCGAGTCCCGCGAGGAGCTTAAGAAATTTTACGACCACCTGATGCGGCAGGGCTTTGGCTACGGGCTGATCCGCGAAAAGCTCCGCGATCTGCCCGCCGCGGACGAGGCCGAAGACTCAGCCGAATAA
- a CDS encoding fasciclin domain-containing protein — MKKILFAVFAFVMAIGVANVSAQMKNDKDIVDTAMATDSLSTLVTAVKAAELVDTLKSAGPFTVFAPTNDAFGKVPAATLSALLKPENKQMLTGVLTYHVVAGKLDSKAVAKAIKDGKGKAVLTTVQGGKLTAMLDGKNVVLMDENGNKSTVVMVDVKTSNGIVHVIDTVVLPKM; from the coding sequence ATGAAAAAAATTCTTTTTGCAGTATTCGCATTCGTTATGGCGATCGGTGTCGCCAATGTTTCGGCCCAGATGAAGAACGACAAGGACATCGTCGATACGGCGATGGCGACCGATTCGCTTTCGACTCTGGTTACGGCAGTAAAGGCAGCCGAATTGGTTGACACGCTCAAGAGCGCAGGCCCGTTCACGGTGTTTGCTCCGACAAATGATGCTTTCGGCAAAGTGCCGGCGGCAACCCTTTCGGCTCTTCTAAAGCCGGAGAATAAGCAGATGCTTACGGGTGTGCTCACCTATCACGTCGTTGCCGGAAAGCTCGACTCGAAGGCAGTCGCCAAGGCGATCAAAGACGGCAAGGGCAAGGCAGTTCTGACGACCGTTCAGGGCGGCAAGCTGACCGCAATGCTTGATGGCAAGAACGTTGTCCTTATGGATGAGAACGGCAACAAGTCGACCGTAGTTATGGTTGACGTCAAGACCTCGAACGGTATCGTTCACGTCATCGACACCGTCGTGCTTCCGAAGATGTAA
- a CDS encoding response regulator transcription factor, which produces MSTKVLLIENQPLTRLGVRAVFADAAEIELIGEADNAADGFRMFSELRPDVTILGLRLPDSCAIDDLDNYFIENAKAKVIVLAEHAGDAEISRALKKGAVGYICKDVTPMELTDAVRAVAAARKYIPDDIARILSENLGQEELTRSEANVLRMIVGGMSNKEIAFALDVSENTIKSHIQNIFGKLGVSDRTSAATTAIKRGMVRVDL; this is translated from the coding sequence ATGTCGACCAAGGTCTTATTGATCGAAAACCAACCGCTCACACGTCTCGGCGTGCGGGCGGTTTTTGCTGATGCGGCGGAAATTGAACTCATCGGCGAGGCGGACAATGCGGCGGATGGCTTCCGGATGTTCAGCGAACTGCGGCCGGATGTGACGATCCTCGGGCTGCGGCTGCCGGATTCGTGCGCGATAGATGACCTCGACAATTACTTCATCGAAAACGCGAAGGCGAAGGTGATCGTGCTGGCCGAGCACGCCGGCGATGCCGAGATAAGCCGTGCGCTAAAGAAAGGCGCCGTGGGGTATATCTGCAAAGATGTGACGCCCATGGAGCTGACCGATGCGGTCCGTGCGGTCGCGGCGGCGCGGAAATATATTCCCGACGACATCGCACGCATTTTGAGCGAGAACCTCGGCCAGGAAGAGCTGACCCGAAGCGAGGCAAATGTGCTGCGGATGATCGTCGGCGGGATGTCGAACAAAGAGATCGCCTTTGCGCTCGACGTAAGCGAGAACACCATCAAGTCGCACATCCAGAACATCTTCGGCAAGCTCGGCGTCTCAGACCGGACGTCGGCCGCGACGACGGCGATAAAGCGCGGCATGGTACGCGTTGACCTCTAG
- a CDS encoding class I SAM-dependent methyltransferase, protein MNEIRNALTEYAESFTSGESDVLRELREHCYAHYKDSSMLSGFYQGRLLSMISHMIRPKAVLEIGTYLGYSTICLAEGLAEGGKVISLDINEETNAVAQSYIDRTAYRDRIQLRLGEAVYIMPHMIGPFDLVFIDADKPNYSNYYNLVFDKLRPGGFIIADNVLWSGRVLEEEKDEDTQALHEYNQMVLADDRVENILLPVRDGLMVARKKGDYA, encoded by the coding sequence ATGAACGAGATAAGAAACGCATTGACGGAATACGCCGAAAGCTTCACCTCCGGCGAGAGCGATGTGCTGCGGGAGCTTCGCGAGCACTGCTACGCCCATTACAAAGATTCCTCGATGCTCTCGGGGTTTTATCAGGGCCGGCTGCTTTCGATGATCTCGCACATGATCCGGCCGAAGGCGGTGCTTGAGATCGGGACGTATCTCGGCTATTCGACCATCTGCCTCGCCGAGGGCCTGGCCGAGGGCGGAAAGGTCATCTCGCTCGATATCAACGAAGAAACGAACGCCGTCGCCCAAAGCTATATCGACCGCACCGCATACCGCGACCGCATTCAGCTCCGGCTCGGGGAAGCGGTTTACATTATGCCGCACATGATTGGCCCCTTCGATCTGGTCTTTATCGACGCCGATAAGCCGAACTACTCAAACTACTACAATCTCGTTTTCGACAAGCTCCGCCCCGGCGGCTTCATCATCGCCGATAACGTCCTCTGGAGCGGCCGCGTGCTCGAAGAAGAAAAAGACGAAGACACCCAAGCCCTCCATGAGTATAACCAAATGGTCCTAGCCGACGACCGCGTCGAGAATATCCTCCTGCCGGTAAGAGACGGCCTGATGGTCGCGAGGAAGAAGGGCGACTATGCGTAA
- a CDS encoding type II toxin-antitoxin system RelE/ParE family toxin: MIEIRQTEHYAKWFKALKDHKARARIDIRIRRLSLGNPGDVKPVGEGVSEMRIDYGPGYRVYFLTKGGELILLLIGGDKSTQEKDIAKAKQIAKDVD; encoded by the coding sequence GTGATCGAGATTCGCCAAACCGAGCACTACGCCAAATGGTTCAAAGCTCTTAAGGATCACAAGGCACGTGCGCGGATAGACATCCGTATTCGACGTCTTTCGCTTGGCAATCCGGGCGACGTGAAACCCGTGGGCGAGGGTGTCTCGGAAATGAGAATCGATTACGGGCCGGGCTATCGAGTTTATTTTTTGACGAAAGGGGGCGAACTGATTCTGCTTTTGATAGGTGGCGATAAATCCACACAAGAAAAGGACATAGCAAAGGCGAAACAGATCGCCAAAGATGTCGATTAG
- a CDS encoding putative addiction module antidote protein: MGKIKTTPWDPAEHLNSEEEMAAYLEAALEEGEPSLVAAALGDIARARGMTQLARDTGLGRESLYKALSPNGNPEFSTIMKVVQALGLKLHASPVK, from the coding sequence ATGGGAAAGATCAAGACAACTCCATGGGATCCGGCGGAGCATTTGAATTCGGAGGAGGAAATGGCCGCCTATCTTGAGGCCGCGCTTGAAGAAGGCGAGCCTTCGCTCGTAGCCGCGGCACTTGGCGACATTGCGCGAGCCCGCGGCATGACCCAACTTGCGCGAGATACCGGACTTGGTCGCGAGAGTCTCTATAAAGCTCTGTCGCCAAATGGAAATCCTGAGTTTTCAACTATTATGAAAGTGGTTCAGGCTTTGGGGCTAAAACTGCATGCTTCTCCCGTGAAGTAG
- a CDS encoding pirin family protein: protein MSAQSKTSKQVKRVERIVPPPPKHWVGDGFNVHGFFPHGPLTGERMSPFFLLDYGALTEFPPREEPFGVGPHPHRGFETVTIAYKGKVEHHDSWGGGGVIGEGDVQWMTAGSGLLHKEFHEQELNRQGGPFQMVQLWVNLPAKDKMTEPKYQAITNAEMGRVKLPLGGEVEIIAGDFGGVKGPATTFTPVHLYNLKMKQGETVELSYPEGYTTALLAIEGSALLNGEEKLPLNNLALFERDGETLRVAALEDGIFLLMSGEPLNEPIAQYGPFLMNTNAEIAQAIDDYQQGKFGYLR, encoded by the coding sequence ATGTCGGCACAATCGAAGACATCGAAACAGGTCAAAAGAGTAGAGAGGATCGTTCCGCCGCCGCCTAAGCATTGGGTCGGCGATGGATTTAATGTGCACGGGTTTTTCCCGCACGGGCCGCTGACGGGCGAGCGGATGAGCCCTTTCTTTTTGCTGGACTATGGCGCTCTGACGGAGTTTCCGCCGCGAGAAGAGCCGTTCGGCGTCGGGCCGCATCCGCATCGCGGGTTCGAGACGGTGACGATCGCCTACAAAGGCAAGGTCGAGCATCACGACAGTTGGGGCGGCGGCGGCGTCATCGGTGAAGGCGATGTGCAATGGATGACCGCCGGCAGCGGGCTGCTTCACAAGGAGTTTCACGAGCAGGAACTGAACCGGCAGGGCGGGCCTTTTCAGATGGTCCAGCTTTGGGTCAACCTGCCCGCGAAGGACAAGATGACCGAGCCGAAATACCAGGCGATCACGAATGCCGAAATGGGCCGCGTGAAACTGCCGCTCGGCGGCGAGGTGGAGATCATCGCCGGTGATTTCGGCGGTGTGAAAGGGCCGGCGACGACGTTCACGCCCGTTCATCTTTACAACCTGAAAATGAAACAGGGCGAGACGGTGGAGCTGTCTTATCCCGAAGGCTATACGACGGCATTGCTTGCTATCGAGGGCTCGGCACTGCTGAACGGTGAAGAGAAATTGCCGCTTAACAACCTTGCACTCTTCGAACGGGACGGCGAAACGCTGCGGGTGGCGGCGCTTGAAGACGGCATCTTTCTGCTGATGAGCGGCGAACCGCTGAACGAACCGATCGCGCAATACGGCCCGTTCCTTATGAATACAAATGCCGAGATCGCCCAGGCGATCGACGATTACCAGCAGGGCAAATTCGGCTATCTTAGATAG
- a CDS encoding pirin family protein gives MIKIRRSDERGHANHGWLDTYHSFSFADYYDPRFMGFRALRVINEDRIEPGQGFPTHGHRDMEIVTYVIEGELSHRDSMGNGETIRPHEVQRMTAGTGVLHSEYSSPTDRTHMLQIWLLPEKQNLQPSYEQTYFAPEEKQGKLRLVASRGGDDGSVHINQDVRLYASLLSAGDEVKHELAEGRYAWVQLISGELAVNGEVLKPGDGAAISEEKSLALKANADGTEFLLFDLN, from the coding sequence ATGATAAAGATCAGACGCTCAGACGAACGCGGGCATGCTAACCATGGTTGGTTGGACACGTATCACAGCTTTTCGTTTGCGGATTATTACGACCCGCGGTTCATGGGTTTTCGTGCCCTGCGGGTGATCAATGAGGATCGGATCGAACCGGGACAGGGCTTTCCGACGCATGGGCACCGCGATATGGAGATCGTTACTTATGTGATCGAGGGCGAGCTTTCGCATCGCGATTCGATGGGCAACGGCGAGACGATACGCCCGCACGAGGTCCAGCGGATGACTGCCGGCACCGGCGTGCTCCACAGCGAATACAGCTCGCCGACCGACAGGACGCATATGCTGCAAATATGGCTGCTGCCGGAAAAGCAGAACCTGCAGCCCTCATATGAGCAGACATATTTTGCTCCCGAGGAAAAGCAGGGCAAGCTGCGGCTCGTTGCCTCACGCGGCGGCGATGACGGCTCGGTCCATATCAACCAGGACGTCCGGCTTTATGCCTCGCTCCTCTCAGCGGGCGACGAGGTGAAGCACGAACTTGCCGAGGGCCGCTACGCCTGGGTGCAGCTAATCTCCGGCGAGCTTGCGGTCAACGGCGAGGTCCTAAAGCCCGGCGACGGCGCGGCGATTAGCGAGGAAAAGTCGCTCGCGCTAAAGGCCAACGCCGACGGGACGGAGTTCCTGCTGTTCGACCTGAACTAA
- a CDS encoding DUF433 domain-containing protein, producing the protein MDKYLERITIDPEKCGGRPCIRGMRIRVIDILDLFAAGLSAEEILAEMPDLESEDLVAALNYAARKLDHPMIPLAA; encoded by the coding sequence ATGGACAAGTATCTGGAAAGAATAACGATCGACCCTGAGAAATGCGGAGGCCGTCCGTGTATCAGAGGAATGCGTATTCGCGTCATCGATATTCTTGATCTTTTCGCGGCGGGTCTTAGCGCTGAAGAGATCTTAGCGGAGATGCCTGATCTTGAGAGTGAGGACCTCGTCGCGGCACTCAATTACGCCGCACGCAAACTTGACCACCCGATGATTCCGCTCGCGGCGTGA
- a CDS encoding DUF5615 family PIN-like protein: MMIWIDAQISPSIAGWISATLGCQAVALRDIGLRDAADLEIFRSAREADAIVITKDRDFVDLLDRYGPPPRVLWLTCGNTSNERLREIFSEHLVTALRILESEHLVELG, from the coding sequence GTGATGATCTGGATCGACGCTCAAATATCGCCTTCGATAGCGGGCTGGATAAGCGCAACGCTTGGATGTCAAGCGGTAGCCTTGCGTGATATCGGCCTTCGCGACGCGGCTGACCTTGAGATCTTCAGGTCAGCAAGGGAGGCGGACGCGATCGTCATTACTAAGGATAGGGACTTCGTGGATCTGCTTGATCGGTACGGACCGCCGCCAAGAGTACTTTGGCTCACTTGTGGAAACACATCAAACGAAAGACTTAGAGAAATATTCTCCGAACATCTGGTGACGGCCCTGCGAATTTTGGAATCGGAACACTTGGTCGAATTGGGGTAA